A stretch of the Desulfitobacterium chlororespirans DSM 11544 genome encodes the following:
- a CDS encoding efflux RND transporter periplasmic adaptor subunit → MRSKLTGSFMSLAVILTMMLGGCTQATAVIPPEREHLVQVQEAEEGAYPVDLRYTGLTSAGELKKYSFKIPGKLTDIAVEKGALVKPGQKLAALDTAEYGLAVQASQLNVTKAEKAYTEARDNYGKLEKLHEAGALPEADLIKVKLDLDVKEATYRQAEIELEAKQIQLNDAQLYAQNEGYVVDILFRESEIVAAGYPVVVIRSPEQKVTVGLSQSDVQKVKMGDRVEITLDGQKGTGHVERLEAVPDQQTRTYTAEILITEPFPSERYYLGATAEVKFAQGEAAGIWVPLACILNDGEDYVFLVEDGRAVKRNIKLMDTQGFNVRVEGLKPGEHYVFSGMKSLKEGQKVRIQSEGTSHEQ, encoded by the coding sequence ATGAGGTCTAAACTTACTGGATCGTTCATGTCGCTGGCCGTGATTTTGACCATGATGTTGGGAGGGTGCACTCAGGCGACTGCGGTAATTCCTCCGGAAAGGGAACATCTGGTTCAAGTGCAAGAAGCTGAGGAAGGGGCTTATCCGGTGGACCTGCGCTATACAGGGCTTACCTCTGCCGGCGAACTGAAAAAGTACAGCTTTAAAATTCCGGGAAAACTCACGGATATTGCTGTGGAAAAGGGAGCCTTGGTGAAGCCGGGCCAAAAGCTTGCTGCTTTGGATACTGCGGAGTATGGCTTAGCGGTTCAAGCTTCGCAGCTCAATGTCACCAAAGCAGAGAAAGCCTATACAGAAGCCCGGGATAACTATGGGAAGTTGGAAAAGCTCCATGAAGCAGGGGCTCTGCCGGAAGCGGATCTTATTAAGGTTAAGCTGGATTTGGATGTGAAGGAAGCAACCTATCGGCAAGCTGAAATTGAGCTGGAAGCCAAACAGATTCAACTCAATGACGCACAGCTTTATGCTCAGAATGAAGGCTATGTGGTGGATATTCTTTTCCGGGAAAGTGAAATCGTTGCCGCCGGATATCCGGTGGTGGTAATCCGCTCGCCTGAACAGAAAGTAACAGTGGGTCTGTCTCAAAGTGATGTTCAGAAGGTCAAGATGGGGGATAGGGTGGAAATCACGTTAGATGGGCAAAAGGGAACAGGACATGTTGAACGGCTGGAAGCTGTTCCGGATCAACAAACCCGCACTTATACTGCTGAAATACTTATTACCGAGCCTTTTCCCAGTGAGCGATACTATCTTGGGGCCACAGCCGAGGTGAAGTTTGCCCAAGGTGAGGCAGCGGGGATATGGGTTCCCTTAGCCTGCATCCTCAATGATGGTGAAGATTATGTTTTTCTGGTTGAAGACGGGCGGGCAGTGAAGAGGAATATTAAGTTAATGGATACCCAAGGGTTCAATGTCCGGGTGGAAGGCTTAAAACCAGGGGAGCATTATGTATTCAGTGGGATGAAAAGTTTAAAGGAAGGACAGAAAGTCAGGATTCAAAGCGAGGGCACCTCCCATGAACAATAA
- a CDS encoding ABC transporter permease — protein MSNFMLRNLKIFFRDKSTVFFSLLAVFIIIGLYALFLGDVWAEDYADIENARYLMDSWIMAGLLAVTSVTTTMGALGIMVADKAKNIIKDFQSSPISRSALAGGYILSAFVIGVIMSVVALILAEIYILANGGELLTGTKILQVLTLILLSSLASTAILFFLASFFKSLNAFSTASTIIGTLIGFLTGIYLPVGVLPEAVQYVVKIFPISHAAVLFRQLLMEAPLQEAFAQAPAESLGEFNTLMGVTFNFGDTLLSPQGSILVLLVTAGLFYGLSILNLSRKRK, from the coding sequence ATGAGCAACTTTATGCTGCGCAATCTGAAAATCTTCTTTAGAGATAAAAGTACGGTTTTCTTTTCTCTGCTGGCGGTGTTTATCATTATCGGTCTCTATGCTCTTTTTTTAGGAGATGTTTGGGCCGAGGATTATGCAGATATAGAAAATGCCCGTTATCTTATGGATAGTTGGATCATGGCAGGATTGCTGGCTGTTACTTCCGTGACGACGACCATGGGAGCCCTGGGCATTATGGTGGCGGATAAAGCTAAAAATATTATCAAGGATTTTCAATCATCCCCTATTTCGAGAAGCGCCCTGGCCGGCGGTTATATTTTAAGTGCTTTTGTCATTGGGGTGATTATGAGTGTTGTGGCCCTGATCTTAGCCGAAATTTACATTCTCGCCAATGGCGGCGAGCTGCTGACAGGAACAAAGATTCTGCAGGTACTGACGCTTATTCTGCTCTCCTCTCTGGCCAGCACAGCGATCCTGTTTTTCCTGGCCTCTTTCTTCAAGAGTCTCAATGCTTTTTCTACAGCCAGCACCATTATCGGAACCCTGATCGGTTTTTTAACCGGTATCTACTTGCCTGTTGGGGTTTTGCCGGAAGCAGTACAATATGTAGTAAAGATTTTTCCCATTTCCCATGCCGCCGTTCTCTTTCGTCAGCTCCTTATGGAAGCACCTCTTCAGGAGGCTTTTGCCCAAGCCCCGGCAGAGAGTCTGGGAGAGTTCAATACCCTGATGGGCGTGACTTTCAATTTTGGAGACACATTGCTATCTCCCCAGGGAAGTATCTTAGTGTTGTTGGTTACAGCAGGGCTGTTTTATGGTTTGAGTATCTTAAATTTGTCTCGTAAACGTAAATAG
- a CDS encoding type IA DNA topoisomerase: MGKTLIIAEKPSQAREYAKALGVKGKREGYFENDAYIISWCIGHLFELKAPETYMDLPKVGKRWSIRRLPVLPRLGEFRYGLKSGTAKQFKVLQGLLKSPEVQQVICGTDADREGQLLFQEVWDTVGSKKPLFRLWISSLTQEAIREGMSKLRPVGEVEGLAQAGYGRSYGDWDFGMNLTEGFTALFGSFDPVRKKPNVISIGRVQTPTLALVVEREWAIENFVPVAYVEVEAEFASGQGSYKGKWFDPAVKNTRDKSQENDNDQMMLDLDRGKEIVTKVQGKSGRIRSVKDKETKEPHPLLFDLTSLTVSASKRYGFGAEKVLKIAQSLYEKKAITYPRTDCNYLPPDMLPKLKAHLQALEQSPFASWVKEALDNPLPGGKRVINEITAHHAIIPTTEKMIPNLSPDERKIWEMIVLRFLCIWFPPARYAEKEVVTVVEEESFLTKGKTLLEPGWKKIENTEKHTEGSGLQLPLLHQNEEVVTRSCQALQKETKPPKRYTQGDLIKAMEGAGKEIEDEALRRQLKGKGLGTVATRGAIIENLLNRGYLLQQQKVLMPTAKGTELIRLIKERLPRAQLLISSEMTGQMEYELAQVERGEMPLSLYMEKVEEAIRGIIEELRHYEATQGKKPLAFAPQKPDTSGRKSKSNLEGKPQELPAQAKVTKAAKARQENPAPAVGESLGSCPSCGGGVVEREKGYGCQNWKNGCPFILWKSPICGKVLTPAQVKSLLKKGKTNLIKGFRSKQGKSFAAYLVWENPSLGKLKFEFENNNRAKPG; the protein is encoded by the coding sequence ATGGGTAAGACCTTGATCATAGCTGAGAAACCCTCCCAGGCCAGGGAATATGCCAAGGCTCTTGGTGTAAAGGGTAAAAGAGAGGGCTATTTTGAAAACGATGCCTACATTATTTCCTGGTGTATCGGTCATTTGTTTGAACTGAAAGCGCCGGAGACTTATATGGATCTTCCTAAAGTGGGCAAGCGCTGGAGCATCCGCCGCCTCCCCGTGCTTCCCCGGTTGGGGGAATTCCGGTATGGATTAAAATCGGGCACCGCTAAGCAATTCAAAGTGCTGCAGGGTTTGCTTAAGTCCCCGGAGGTACAGCAGGTTATTTGCGGGACGGATGCCGATCGGGAAGGGCAGTTGCTTTTTCAGGAAGTATGGGACACTGTAGGCAGCAAGAAGCCTCTTTTCCGGCTCTGGATTTCATCCTTGACCCAAGAGGCCATTCGTGAGGGGATGAGCAAACTGCGCCCTGTTGGCGAGGTGGAGGGCCTGGCGCAGGCAGGGTATGGGCGCTCCTATGGAGATTGGGATTTTGGTATGAATTTAACCGAAGGATTCACCGCTCTTTTTGGCAGTTTCGATCCGGTGCGCAAAAAGCCTAATGTCATCTCCATCGGCCGGGTTCAAACCCCCACCTTGGCCTTGGTGGTGGAGCGGGAATGGGCGATCGAGAATTTTGTCCCTGTTGCTTATGTGGAAGTGGAAGCGGAATTTGCAAGCGGGCAAGGCTCATATAAGGGGAAATGGTTTGATCCCGCCGTCAAGAACACGCGTGATAAAAGTCAGGAAAATGATAACGATCAGATGATGTTAGACCTGGACCGGGGCAAAGAGATTGTCACTAAAGTTCAGGGAAAATCGGGAAGAATTCGTTCCGTAAAAGATAAGGAGACGAAGGAGCCTCATCCTTTGCTCTTTGATCTAACCTCTCTAACCGTCAGTGCTTCCAAGCGCTATGGCTTTGGAGCGGAAAAAGTGCTGAAAATTGCCCAGTCCCTTTACGAAAAGAAAGCCATAACCTATCCCAGAACAGATTGCAATTATTTACCTCCCGACATGCTCCCCAAACTGAAGGCTCATCTGCAAGCTTTGGAACAAAGCCCCTTTGCCTCATGGGTAAAGGAAGCTCTTGATAATCCTTTACCTGGGGGAAAAAGGGTCATCAATGAGATTACGGCTCACCACGCGATTATTCCTACCACTGAAAAAATGATTCCGAATTTGAGTCCGGATGAACGGAAAATCTGGGAGATGATTGTCCTGCGTTTTCTCTGCATTTGGTTTCCCCCGGCCCGTTATGCGGAAAAAGAGGTAGTTACGGTAGTGGAAGAGGAGTCCTTCCTGACCAAAGGCAAAACCTTGCTTGAACCGGGATGGAAGAAGATCGAGAATACGGAAAAGCATACAGAGGGATCCGGGCTCCAGCTCCCTTTGCTTCATCAGAATGAGGAGGTTGTGACCCGGTCCTGTCAAGCCCTGCAAAAGGAGACCAAGCCCCCCAAGCGCTATACTCAAGGCGATCTGATTAAAGCTATGGAAGGAGCCGGCAAGGAAATCGAGGATGAGGCCCTGCGCCGGCAGTTAAAAGGAAAAGGACTGGGAACCGTGGCGACACGCGGGGCAATTATTGAAAACCTTCTGAACCGGGGGTATCTTCTGCAGCAGCAGAAGGTGCTTATGCCAACGGCAAAAGGAACAGAGCTCATTCGCTTGATTAAAGAGCGCTTACCCCGGGCTCAATTGCTGATCAGTTCTGAAATGACAGGGCAGATGGAATATGAATTGGCCCAGGTCGAACGGGGGGAGATGCCTTTAAGTCTGTATATGGAGAAAGTCGAAGAGGCTATCCGGGGTATCATTGAAGAGCTGCGTCACTATGAAGCCACCCAGGGGAAAAAACCATTGGCTTTTGCCCCTCAGAAGCCGGATACTTCTGGCAGAAAGAGCAAAAGCAATCTGGAAGGGAAGCCCCAGGAGCTCCCTGCTCAGGCCAAGGTTACAAAGGCTGCCAAGGCAAGGCAGGAGAATCCAGCTCCGGCGGTTGGGGAGAGCTTGGGGAGCTGCCCCAGCTGCGGAGGCGGGGTAGTGGAGCGGGAAAAGGGTTATGGCTGCCAAAACTGGAAAAATGGCTGTCCCTTTATTCTTTGGAAGAGTCCCATTTGCGGCAAGGTGCTGACACCTGCCCAGGTCAAGAGCTTATTGAAGAAAGGAAAAACGAATTTAATCAAGGGTTTTCGCTCTAAGCAGGGGAAAAGTTTCGCGGCCTATCTTGTTTGGGAGAATCCTTCCTTAGGAAAATTAAAGTTCGAGTTCGAGAACAATAATCGGGCAAAGCCCGGTTAA
- a CDS encoding CPBP family intramembrane glutamic endopeptidase → MERREEDNRAGNKPEENKPEENNQDEEHYEEKLRRALIPSFWLTQLLSLLLGGFLLWFFYLRQGYPWQDFLAWDSTWSIWGLSTVLAVSMMGLQILAWKIFSPDAFDDGGINRLLLELPSQFLLPMFIIGAFSEELLIRGVIQTGLAGFFGPVYGILFTSLIFTGMHFRYLKKPLLIVAAFVISVCLCLLYGFAGTLWATVYAHFLYNFGAALLAKKYYLPLLAREKKINS, encoded by the coding sequence ATGGAGCGGCGTGAAGAAGATAATCGTGCAGGGAATAAACCTGAAGAGAATAAACCTGAAGAGAATAATCAGGATGAGGAACACTATGAAGAAAAGCTGCGCCGGGCCTTGATACCCTCATTTTGGCTCACCCAGCTGCTCTCGCTGCTTTTGGGAGGGTTCTTGCTTTGGTTTTTTTACCTGCGTCAAGGGTATCCCTGGCAGGACTTCTTGGCCTGGGACAGCACCTGGAGTATATGGGGCTTAAGTACCGTATTAGCAGTTTCCATGATGGGCTTACAAATTCTGGCCTGGAAAATCTTCTCTCCCGATGCGTTTGATGATGGCGGCATTAACCGGCTTTTATTGGAACTGCCGTCCCAATTCCTGTTGCCCATGTTTATCATCGGAGCCTTTTCAGAAGAACTGCTGATCAGAGGAGTGATCCAGACCGGGCTTGCGGGCTTTTTCGGCCCCGTTTACGGTATCTTATTCACCAGCCTTATTTTCACCGGGATGCACTTCCGCTATCTTAAGAAACCCCTCCTGATAGTGGCAGCTTTCGTGATCAGCGTATGTCTTTGCCTCCTCTATGGATTCGCGGGAACCCTTTGGGCTACGGTATATGCTCATTTTCTCTATAATTTCGGAGCGGCTCTTTTAGCCAAAAAATATTACCTGCCTTTACTGGCAAGGGAGAAAAAGATAAATAGTTAA
- a CDS encoding ABC transporter ATP-binding protein has protein sequence MDKIIEVVDLHKSYGHVQAVKGLNFYVEKGKLFAFLGPNGAGKSTTIDIICTFLKPDRGRVIMDGYELGKEDNKIRSVIGAVFQDGLLDPLLTVEENLRIRGGFYGLKKTTLADSIKSIAALTGVAEFLQRPYGNLSGGQRRRADIARALVNAPKILFLDEPTTGLDPQTRKNVWETIQKMQKEKDMTIFLTTHYMEEAAEADYVMVIDNGTIAAQGTPTELKQAYASDRLKLSYHDKEKLSTALQEMHIPYHQVADQIIIELSSTLEALPILAGCQAYLTGLEVSHGTMDDAFIKITGKEMRE, from the coding sequence ATGGATAAAATAATTGAAGTTGTCGATTTGCATAAGAGCTATGGTCATGTTCAGGCGGTTAAAGGGCTCAATTTTTATGTGGAAAAAGGCAAACTCTTTGCCTTTCTGGGGCCTAACGGCGCCGGAAAATCCACGACCATCGACATCATCTGTACTTTTTTAAAGCCGGATCGGGGACGGGTGATTATGGATGGCTACGAATTAGGCAAAGAGGATAATAAAATCCGCTCCGTGATTGGTGCGGTATTTCAGGATGGCCTCCTTGATCCCCTGCTCACGGTAGAAGAAAATTTGAGGATCAGGGGCGGCTTCTACGGACTGAAAAAAACGACTTTGGCTGATTCCATAAAATCCATTGCGGCCCTCACCGGAGTGGCTGAATTTTTGCAGCGACCCTACGGCAATCTTTCCGGGGGTCAGCGCCGCCGGGCGGATATCGCCCGAGCCTTGGTTAACGCACCGAAGATTTTATTCTTGGATGAGCCCACCACAGGGCTCGATCCTCAGACCCGTAAAAATGTCTGGGAAACCATCCAGAAAATGCAGAAAGAAAAGGATATGACCATCTTTCTGACCACCCACTATATGGAGGAAGCTGCCGAAGCTGATTATGTTATGGTGATCGACAACGGCACAATCGCCGCCCAAGGAACGCCCACCGAACTAAAACAGGCCTATGCCAGTGACCGGCTTAAGCTTTCTTATCATGACAAAGAAAAACTAAGCACAGCTCTTCAGGAAATGCACATCCCTTACCATCAGGTTGCCGATCAAATCATTATCGAACTATCATCAACCCTGGAGGCTTTGCCGATTCTGGCCGGATGCCAGGCTTATCTCACCGGCTTGGAAGTCAGCCATGGTACTATGGACGATGCCTTTATTAAGATCACCGGAAAGGAGATGAGAGAATGA
- a CDS encoding efflux RND transporter permease subunit codes for MNNKKGFIYHIISNWRFTIFFTILTMALGIYSYYIVPKQESPDISAPFAVITTIYPGAAPEDVEKLVTRVIEDEIREVPGYKTSQSITKNSLSVVVLELHNDVDVKESWNELGQILDGAQGKIPDECFAIEADTKLSETAGMIISLSGEGYTYEQLADYAEQFKSRLAKIDGISRFTVTGVQNKAARIEVKTAELNKYNISLDELVSLIQAQNLQIPSGSLSDQRVKVNVSSPGLFTSLSDLENMIIDVSAETGAPIRLQDLADIRWDIEDADYQLKHNGQNAIMLSGFFKENRNILLVGEDVRAELDRLKAELPPELIVDEVVYQPTDVEKSVAEFFENLLEGMALVLIVVFLGMGFKNALVASTAVPLSIIITFIAMHLFGIQLQEISIAALILALGILVDDAIVIIDAIQVHIDQGFAKMEACIRGMKQSVIPVFSATLTIVAAFSPMLFVPGPAGEFLRSLPQTVIIAVSASFLVAITVTPVLAYLFFDKLKKGDDKRTPLRRIYGYALQIGMQYKKSTVCAAILLIAIACYGALQLQIEFFPKADKNVFYINLHSENASDISATARLAEQVEGILGENEEIISYATALGGGLPKFYITLPKATPAKDFGQIMLKVDLAKGKFTNNEDLALHLQEQLDQHLIGGSANVLLLEKAMPGDPLEVRVSGADPLQVRDGVALIRRELEGIPGTMKVADDYVAGEYEFVVDVDTERATTMGITNYDIQRQINIALSGAEASLFRIAGNEYPILVQSDVSSKEDLENLGIKSSLTGHKVLLKQLGNIHLQATVPTINKYDGVQAVTISGKVQPGFSAVTIENTLKQRLAQAGFDFSGLTVSYEGEAKDIKDNFGSLGTTAIFALFLIYVILMIQFRSFLQPAIIFITIPLSVIGVVAGLMLFAQPLSFTALVGVVSLMGLVIRNAILLIEFINLAREEGMSIAEACHFAVNRRYRPIILAAVTTVIGLVPLAFSGSDLFTPMSVALMSGLLISTLFTLVVVPVLYSLFVREGKSTASGAPNLGKTEMGQGM; via the coding sequence ATGAACAATAAGAAAGGATTCATTTACCATATTATCAGCAACTGGCGTTTTACCATCTTTTTCACTATCCTGACCATGGCCTTGGGAATCTACAGTTATTATATAGTACCTAAGCAGGAGAGTCCGGATATATCTGCTCCTTTTGCCGTCATTACCACAATTTATCCCGGAGCGGCCCCTGAGGACGTGGAAAAACTGGTGACCCGGGTGATTGAAGATGAGATCCGGGAAGTCCCGGGCTATAAGACCTCCCAGTCCATCACCAAAAACAGCCTCTCTGTGGTCGTCCTGGAGCTTCATAATGATGTGGACGTGAAAGAGTCCTGGAACGAGTTGGGGCAGATTCTGGACGGAGCCCAAGGGAAAATTCCTGACGAGTGCTTTGCTATTGAAGCAGACACTAAACTCTCCGAAACGGCGGGGATGATCATCAGCCTTTCCGGGGAGGGGTATACCTATGAGCAGCTTGCCGATTATGCTGAGCAATTTAAAAGCAGACTGGCCAAAATTGATGGCATCTCCCGCTTTACCGTAACCGGCGTTCAAAACAAAGCGGCCCGCATTGAAGTGAAGACAGCCGAGCTGAACAAATACAATATCTCGCTTGATGAACTGGTATCCTTGATTCAGGCTCAGAACCTGCAGATTCCCTCAGGTTCCTTAAGCGATCAGCGGGTGAAGGTCAATGTCAGCTCCCCCGGTCTTTTTACATCACTCAGCGATTTGGAGAATATGATCATTGATGTATCGGCTGAAACCGGGGCTCCCATTCGTTTGCAGGACCTGGCGGACATCCGTTGGGATATTGAGGATGCCGATTATCAGCTTAAGCACAACGGACAAAATGCCATTATGCTGAGCGGCTTTTTCAAAGAGAACCGCAATATCCTGCTGGTCGGCGAGGATGTCCGGGCGGAGCTGGACCGGCTGAAAGCGGAACTGCCCCCGGAATTAATCGTCGATGAGGTGGTTTATCAGCCCACCGATGTGGAAAAGAGTGTGGCTGAATTCTTTGAGAATCTTTTAGAAGGCATGGCTTTGGTCTTGATCGTGGTCTTTTTAGGGATGGGCTTCAAAAACGCGTTGGTCGCTTCCACTGCGGTTCCCCTCTCCATTATCATTACTTTTATTGCTATGCATCTTTTCGGCATACAGCTTCAGGAAATATCCATAGCCGCCCTCATCCTGGCCCTGGGCATTCTGGTGGATGATGCTATCGTCATTATCGATGCTATTCAGGTGCATATTGATCAGGGCTTCGCCAAGATGGAAGCCTGCATACGCGGTATGAAGCAATCTGTAATTCCCGTGTTTTCAGCCACCCTGACGATTGTAGCCGCCTTTTCCCCCATGCTCTTTGTTCCTGGCCCAGCCGGGGAATTTCTGAGAAGCTTGCCTCAGACGGTGATTATTGCCGTGTCCGCTTCTTTTCTAGTAGCGATCACCGTGACCCCTGTCCTGGCCTATTTATTCTTCGACAAGTTGAAGAAAGGGGATGACAAACGGACTCCCCTGCGCCGTATTTATGGGTATGCTTTGCAAATCGGCATGCAATACAAAAAGTCCACGGTGTGTGCAGCCATCTTGTTGATTGCCATAGCTTGTTACGGTGCGCTCCAGCTTCAGATCGAGTTTTTCCCTAAAGCGGATAAGAATGTTTTTTATATCAACCTCCATTCGGAAAATGCCTCCGACATCTCAGCTACAGCCCGGTTGGCGGAACAAGTGGAAGGGATTCTCGGGGAAAATGAGGAGATCATCAGTTATGCCACTGCCCTGGGAGGAGGTCTGCCCAAATTCTATATCACACTGCCCAAGGCGACTCCTGCTAAGGATTTTGGTCAAATCATGCTCAAGGTGGATTTGGCCAAAGGGAAATTCACCAATAATGAAGACCTTGCCCTTCACCTTCAGGAACAGTTGGATCAGCATTTAATCGGTGGCTCGGCCAATGTGCTGCTGTTGGAAAAAGCTATGCCGGGAGATCCCCTGGAGGTGCGGGTCAGCGGCGCCGATCCTCTGCAGGTCAGGGATGGGGTCGCTTTAATCCGCCGGGAGCTGGAGGGGATTCCCGGAACCATGAAAGTGGCGGACGATTATGTCGCCGGTGAATACGAATTTGTGGTGGATGTGGATACGGAACGGGCCACGACTATGGGCATCACCAATTATGATATCCAAAGACAGATCAATATCGCTTTGAGCGGTGCCGAAGCGTCCCTGTTCCGCATCGCCGGCAATGAGTACCCGATCCTGGTTCAAAGCGATGTGAGCAGCAAAGAGGATTTGGAAAACCTGGGTATCAAATCCTCCCTGACCGGTCATAAAGTTCTGCTTAAGCAGTTAGGAAACATCCACCTCCAAGCCACCGTACCCACGATTAATAAATATGATGGGGTTCAGGCGGTGACGATTTCTGGAAAAGTGCAGCCGGGATTTAGTGCCGTAACCATTGAAAATACCTTGAAACAGCGGTTGGCCCAAGCAGGTTTTGATTTCTCCGGGCTTACGGTGAGTTATGAGGGAGAAGCCAAAGATATCAAGGATAATTTCGGAAGCCTGGGGACTACGGCGATTTTCGCCTTGTTCCTCATCTATGTGATTTTGATGATCCAGTTCCGTTCCTTCCTGCAGCCGGCGATTATCTTCATCACCATTCCCTTATCCGTCATTGGGGTGGTAGCCGGGTTGATGCTCTTTGCCCAGCCCTTATCCTTTACGGCCTTGGTCGGGGTGGTAAGTTTGATGGGGCTGGTCATCCGCAACGCTATTTTGCTGATTGAGTTTATCAATCTGGCTCGGGAAGAGGGAATGTCCATTGCTGAGGCCTGCCATTTTGCGGTCAACCGTCGTTACCGGCCCATTATTCTGGCAGCGGTGACCACGGTCATCGGGTTGGTTCCGCTGGCTTTTTCCGGAAGCGATCTGTTCACCCCTATGTCGGTGGCTTTGATGAGCGGATTATTGATTTCCACCCTCTTTACCCTGGTGGTGGTTCCGGTATTGTACAGCCTTTTTGTCCGGGAGGGGAAAAGTACGGCCTCCGGTGCCCCTAACCTTGGGAAGACGGAAATGGGGCAGGGGATGTAG
- a CDS encoding TetR/AcrR family transcriptional regulator: protein MRERILEKAYELIQRYGLRGFTMDDVAGELGISKKTIYKSFASKNQLISRLVDNIVEVEKKTFTEAVSGHSTWLEKFEAMLTMYTPEDIPFRLVDELYRYYPEEKEKIERLAEFRQEIFYPLIQEGQATGKIRLDLNPAIIVSMIHNLFMMPADPKMLESQDITIKQLLEQMKNLVFYGILNHGEDNKDEV, encoded by the coding sequence TTGCGAGAACGCATTTTAGAGAAAGCCTATGAATTGATTCAACGCTATGGGTTGCGGGGGTTCACCATGGATGATGTGGCCGGCGAATTAGGGATCAGCAAAAAGACCATTTATAAATCCTTTGCCTCTAAGAACCAATTGATCAGCAGGTTGGTGGACAATATCGTCGAGGTGGAGAAAAAGACATTTACGGAAGCCGTCAGCGGTCATTCCACATGGCTGGAGAAGTTTGAAGCCATGCTGACGATGTACACTCCGGAGGATATTCCTTTTCGGCTGGTGGATGAACTCTACCGTTATTATCCGGAAGAAAAAGAAAAGATTGAAAGATTGGCTGAGTTCCGGCAAGAGATTTTTTATCCCTTAATCCAGGAGGGGCAGGCTACGGGAAAAATCCGCCTGGATCTTAACCCGGCGATCATCGTGTCCATGATTCATAACCTGTTCATGATGCCGGCTGATCCTAAAATGCTGGAATCTCAGGATATCACCATCAAACAGCTGCTGGAGCAAATGAAAAACCTGGTTTTTTACGGAATTCTTAATCATGGGGAGGATAATAAAGATGAGGTCTAA
- a CDS encoding DUF1540 domain-containing protein, with product MTGRVNKMDSPIQGVKCVVNTCHYWGNDHCHAQTIEIQAPNAKTSEMTDCATFAPSDMR from the coding sequence ATGACTGGACGTGTAAACAAAATGGATTCCCCTATTCAAGGCGTTAAATGTGTTGTTAATACCTGTCACTATTGGGGAAACGATCACTGTCATGCTCAAACCATCGAAATTCAAGCACCTAATGCTAAAACCAGTGAAATGACAGACTGTGCTACCTTCGCTCCTAGCGACATGCGCTAA